GAACGCGCGAGTCAGCTTGTGGGTCGGGTCGCCGATCAGCGGAAACTGCGCCTTGCCCACGGCTGGGGAGGTTTCGTGCCACACCTTGTGCGAGAAATGCGTGTCGGTGGTGACGATGTAGACCTCGGCGCCGGCCTTCTGAAAGGCGGCATAATTGTCGGCGGCGTCTTCCACTTCGGTCGGGCAGTTGAAGGTGAATGCGGCCGGCATGAAGATCAGCACCGACCACTTGCCCTTCAGGCTGGCCTCGGTGACTTCGATGAAGTTGCCATTGTGGTACGCATTCGCCTTGAACGGCTGGACCTGAGTGTTGATGAGAGACATTGAGTTTCCTCGTGCGATGAAAGGGGGGGCGGGGGATGGAACAGGCGCCATGGTAGGCAGGATCGATAGATTCCTCAAATCGATTGATGGAATTGCATAGATAGTCTTAGGCTATCGATTCCGCAGGCCGCATCTGCCAATATGGCAAGCGGTTCCAGCACCGATAATGGTCGGCCGAGGTCGCGCACCAGTGAATGATCCGTATGAGCAATGAGCCTGCCGCCTCCGCCGAGCACCTGCTGCGGCAGGCATGCCAGCGGATCGATCGTCGCGATGCCGAGCCTCTGTTGCTGCATGCGCTGGGCCGCGATCGCGCCTGGTTGTTCGCACATGGCCGCGATCCCGTGACCACCACAGTGGCTGCGGCGTTCCAGGCCCTGGTGCAGCGGCGGGTGGACGGCGAGCCGGTGGCGTACCTGACCGGTTCGCGCGGCTTCTGGACGCTGGATCTGGAGGTCTCGACAGCGACACTGATCCCACGCGCCGACACTGAAACCTTGGTCGAACTGGCGCTGGAGCGGCTGGACCGTGCCGCTGGCCGCCGGGTGGCCGATCTGGGGACCGGCAGTGGCGCGATCGCCCTGGCCATCGCCAGTGAACGCCCGCAGGCGCAGTTGATCGCCACCGATGCCAGTGCGGCCGCGCTCGCCATCGCGCGGCGCAACGCCGATCGTCATCGCCTATCGAACGTGCAGTTCCGCCACGGCAGCTGGTTCGTTCCGCTGGCAGGCGAGCGCTTCGACCTGATCGCCAGCAATCCGCCGTATATCGCTGCTGGCGACCCGCATCTGGCGCAGGGCGATCTGTGCCACGAGCCGGCCAGCGCACTGGCTTCCGGTGGCGACGGGCTGGCCGACATCCGCCGGATCGTGGCCGATGCACCGGCGCATCTGCACAGCGGCGGGTGGCTGCTGCTCGAACATGGCTGGGACCAGGGCGAGGCGGTGGCCGAGCTACTGGAAGCGCGTGGGTTTGCGCAGGTCGCTACGCAGCAGGACCTTGAGCAGCGCGACCGGGTGAGCCTGGGCTGCTGGGAAGTCGTTGCCGTGGCCTGACGGTAGCGTCGGCCAGCTCCAGTGCCAGGCCCCCGGCGTGAGTAACGCGCCGCCGAGCGCGGAGTCCTGTCGACCGCCATGGGTTGCAAAGCGGCTGGATGCGCCCGGACTGCCGATGCGCGGCTCCACCACGCTGGCCGTTTGAGCACGCACGCGGGCGTCGCGCCATGGCCCACTGTCCGGCCACGACGATGCTTGGCGGCGCCGATCACATGCAGCGCGGCGAATCGTGCTGCCAGCCATCTCGGGCGCAACGCCCCGGCGATGGAGCACTGCCTCTGCCGTCACCCTGTGCGGTCCGCCGCAGGCAGTGCCCTCCGCCGCCGGCCGATACAATGCGGGTTTTCGCCCAGGACCGACGCATGCGCACGCTCTATCCCGAGATCGCCCCCTACGAGCAGGGCAACCTGAAGGTCGACGACCGCCACACGCTGTATTTCGAACAATGCGGCAACCCGCAAGGCAAGCCGGTGGTGATGCTGCACGGCGGCCCGGGCGGCGGTTGCAACGCCAAGATGCGGCGCTTCCACGACCCGGCCAAGTACCGCATCGTGCTGTTCGACCAGCGTGGTTCGGGCCGTTCCACCCCGCATGCCGATCTCACCGGCAACACCACCTGGGATCTGGTGGCCGACATCGAACGCCTGCGCACGCACCTGGGCATCGAGCGCTGGCAGGTGTTCGGCGGCAGCTGGGGCTCGACACTGGCGTTGGCCTATGCGCAGACCCACCCGCAGCAGGTCACCGAGCTGGTGCTGCGCGGCATTTTCCTGCTGCGCCGCTTCGAGCTTGAATGGTTCTATCAGGAAGGCGCCAGCCGGCTGTTCCCGGATGCCTGGGAGCACTACATCAATGCGATTCCGCTGGACGAGCGCAGCGACCTGATCGCTGCCTTCCATCGCCGCCTGACCAGCGACGACGAAGCCACGCGGCTGGCCGCCGCCAAGGCCTGGAGCGTGTGGGAAGGCGCCACCAGCTTCCTGC
The window above is part of the Xanthomonas cassavae CFBP 4642 genome. Proteins encoded here:
- the pip gene encoding prolyl aminopeptidase; amino-acid sequence: MRTLYPEIAPYEQGNLKVDDRHTLYFEQCGNPQGKPVVMLHGGPGGGCNAKMRRFHDPAKYRIVLFDQRGSGRSTPHADLTGNTTWDLVADIERLRTHLGIERWQVFGGSWGSTLALAYAQTHPQQVTELVLRGIFLLRRFELEWFYQEGASRLFPDAWEHYINAIPLDERSDLIAAFHRRLTSDDEATRLAAAKAWSVWEGATSFLHVDEDFVTGHEDAHFALAFARIENHYFVNQGFFEVEGQLLRDAYRIADIPGVIVHGRYDVVCPLQSAWDLHKVWPKAQLQISPASGHSAFEPENVDALVRATDRFA
- the ahpC gene encoding alkyl hydroperoxide reductase subunit C yields the protein MSLINTQVQPFKANAYHNGNFIEVTEASLKGKWSVLIFMPAAFTFNCPTEVEDAADNYAAFQKAGAEVYIVTTDTHFSHKVWHETSPAVGKAQFPLIGDPTHKLTRAFGVHIEEEGLALRGTFIINPEGVIKTLEIHDNSIARDVTETLRKLTAAQFVANNPGQVCPAKWKEGAKTLAPSLDLVGKI
- the prmC gene encoding peptide chain release factor N(5)-glutamine methyltransferase translates to MSNEPAASAEHLLRQACQRIDRRDAEPLLLHALGRDRAWLFAHGRDPVTTTVAAAFQALVQRRVDGEPVAYLTGSRGFWTLDLEVSTATLIPRADTETLVELALERLDRAAGRRVADLGTGSGAIALAIASERPQAQLIATDASAAALAIARRNADRHRLSNVQFRHGSWFVPLAGERFDLIASNPPYIAAGDPHLAQGDLCHEPASALASGGDGLADIRRIVADAPAHLHSGGWLLLEHGWDQGEAVAELLEARGFAQVATQQDLEQRDRVSLGCWEVVAVA